The Phoenix dactylifera cultivar Barhee BC4 chromosome 9, palm_55x_up_171113_PBpolish2nd_filt_p, whole genome shotgun sequence genome window below encodes:
- the LOC108511901 gene encoding inactive leucine-rich repeat receptor-like protein kinase CORYNE — protein MSSDVCCAVIYLKSSEISNLGAATSSFWGLPCSPICAPFMENKNPRKTLALQTLLLLLAFFLFQTPETTLSQPLHSEPIFSQSPTPSPPSKIPKTSTTAHIRRLILGIVFGLFTGIAASAVFLFLIRLFILFANRTPILKGPVIFTPQISPKTLQFALSNQAESTQLLGSSINGKYYRVVLDDELIVAVKRLEPICSNASPLPNPNSQKRRVQQELEMLARVKHRNVMSLRAYIRDHDRFSLAYDYVPGGSLEDAMKRVRSQQTALGWDLRHRIAVGMARGLKYLHFECSPRILHHNLKPSNVMLDEGFEPRLGDCGLARLVAASLDVPGCAYYAAPECYQSCRYTDKSDIYSFGMILGVLLTGKDPSDSFFTGEAGRGSFGRWLRHLQQAGEAQEALDKAMLGEEVEEEEMLMALRIALVCLSDLPADRPSSDELVAMLTQLHSF, from the exons atgTCTTCTGATGTTTGTTGCGCTGTAATCTATCTGAAATCCTCAGAAATATCCAATCTTGGGGCTGCTACTTCTAGCTTTTGGGGTCTCCCCTGCTCCCCAATCTGTGCTCCTTTCAtggaaaacaaaaaccctagaaaAACCCTAGCTCTCCaaaccctcctcctcctccttgctttcttcctcttccagacCCCAGAGACTACCCTCTCCCAACCCCTCCACTCAGAGCCCATCTTCTCCCAGTCCCCAACACCCTCTCCCCCGTCGAAGATTCCGAAAACCTCCACCACCGCCCACATTCGCCGACTAATCCTCGGCATCGTCTTCGGCTTGTTCACCGGCATCGCCGCCTCGGCGGTCTTCCTCTTCTTGATTCGCCTCTTCATCCTGTTTGCCAACCGCACCCCAATTCTCAAAGGCCCCGTCATTTTCACTCCCCAAATCTCCCCCAAAACCCTCCAATTCGCCCTCTCGAACCAAGCTGAATCAACCCAGCTGCTCGGGTCAAGCATCAATGGCAAATACTACCGAGTGGTCCTCGATGACGAGCTGATCGTGGCGGTGAAGAGGCTCGAACCCATCTGCTCCAACGCCTCTCCGCTGCCAAATCCCAACTCTCAGAAGAGAAGAGTGCAGCAGGAGCTCGAGATGCTGGCCCGGGTGAAGCACCGCAATGTGATGAGCCTGAGGGCCTACATTCGCGACCATGATCGAttctccttggcatatgactacGTTCCCGGTGGAAGCCTCGAGGACGCCATGAAGAGGGTGAGGTCGCAGCAAACCGCACTTGGATGGGATCTGAGGCATCGGATTGCGGTCGGCATGGCGAGGGGACTGAAGTACCTGCACTTCGAATGCAGCCCAAGGATCCTGCATCACAACCTCAAGCCCTCCAATGTGATGTTGGATGAAGGGTTTGAGCCAAGGTTAGGCGATTGTGGATTGGCGAGGCTGGTCGCAGCAAGCTTGGATGTGCCGGGCTGTGCATACTACGCTGCTCCCGAATGCTATCAGAGCTGCAG GTACACAGATAAGAGCGACATCTATAGTTTTGGAATGATCCTCGGCGTGCTGCTCACGGGGAAAGACCCGTCGGATTCATTCTTCACTGGGGAGGCAGGGAGGGGCAGCTTTGGCCGATGGCTCAGGCACTTGCAGCAAGCTGGAGAGGCTCAAGAGGCATTGGATAAGGCCATGTTAGGGGAGGAagtagaggaggaggagatgctGATGGCCCTTAGAATTGCTCTCGTATGCTTATCGGACTTGCCGGCCGACCGACCGTCGAGCGACGAGCTCGTGGCCATGCTCACCCAACTCCATAGCTTCTGA